The DNA region TTCAACCCTGACATCAACGCCAACCGGCCGCAGCCGGGCGAAGCACAACTCAGCAACGAACTGAACATTACGGACCGCGATTTCAGACTGCCCCAGACCTGGCGGAGCAACCTGGCCGTAGACCAGCAGCTGCCGTTCGGCATTACGGGTACGCTCGAAGGGATCTACAGCCGCGACGTCTCTACGCCGATCGCCGTTAACCCGGTGCTGGCCGAGCCGGATGCTACCCTGAATGGCGCCGACCAGCGTCCTACCTACTCGCAGTACTCGAATAGCGAGCAGTTCCGCAACGTGTTTTACCTGACCAACGCCGACAAGCAAGGCGATTATTACTCGCTGACCGCACAGTTGCAAAAGCAGTTCAACAGTGGCTTCTACGTCAGCCTGGCGTATACCCGCAGCCGCTCACGCGATTACGGCCTGGATGGCGGTTCGCAGGCGATTTCACTCTGGTCGGCAGTGGTGAAAGAAAACCGCAACGATCCGGAGATCAGCTTCACACGCTTCGATCAGCCGAACCGCTTTGTGGGTGTGCTGTCGTACCAAAAGAACAACACCACCATCTCGCTGTTCTACAACGGCGGCGAAGCCGGTCGTTTCAGCTACACGTATTCGGGCGACTTTGGCGACAATGCCCAGCGTCTGATCTACGTGCCGCGCGATGCCAGTGAAATCAACTTCCAGGAGTTCACCAGCGGCGACGAAACGTATACGCCGCAAGAGCAAGCCGATTTGTTCTTCAACTACGTTGATCAGGACGATTACCTCAGCCAGAAGCGCGGTGAGGTGGTTGATCGCAACGGCGCAAAACTGCCTTGGCTGCACCGCTTCGATTTCCGTCTCCTGAACGATCTGCCGATCACGAAAAATGGCAAGCACAAGCTTCAGGTTTCGCTGGACATCCTCAACATCGGGAACCTGATCAACAACAGCTGGGGCGTGACCATGACGCCGATCCAGAGCAACATTTTGAACTACCGTGGCACCAACGCGGAAGGCGAGCCTGTCTACACCCTGGCGCTGCGCCCGGGCACCAACCAGCCGCTTACGCAAACGTTCCAGCCGATCTACGGCCTGTCACAAACCTGGAGTGCTCAGCTAGGCCTGCGCTACCTATTCAACTAACATGTAGTTTACTTCATAAAAAAGGCGATCCGGTTTGCGGATCGCCTTTTTTGTTGGTTTGTAGTCTGTATTGTCTGTCTGTTTTCGGTTTGCCCTTAATGGGCTTCCAGCCAGTTGTCGCCCACACCCACGCCGATTTCCATCGGGACGGACAGGGGCAGCGCGTTTTTCATGAACTCCGTCACATGGGTTTTCAGGACGTCGATCTCGTCGCGGTGCGCATCGAACACCAGTTCGTCGTGTACCTGGAGGATCATCCGCGACTGTAGCTTTTCTTTCTTCATCCAGTCGTGAATGCGGATCATGGCGATCTTGATCATGTCGGCGGCCGTTCCCTGAATGGGGGCGTTGATGGCGTTGCGCTCGGCGAAGCCGCGCATGGTCTGGTTACGGGAGTTGATGTCGGGCAGGTAGCGCCGGCGGCCCAACAGCGTCGAAACGTATTCGTCCTGCCGCGCCTTTTCGATGGCGCTGTCCATGTAGGCTTTCACCGCCGCAAATTCCTTGAAGTACGATTTGATAATGTCGCTGGCCTCCTGCCGCGACAGGTACAGCCGCTGTGCCAGTCCGAAGGCCGACACTCCGTAGATGATGGCAAAGTTGACCGTCTTCGCGTTGCGCCGCATTTCAGGCGTTACTTCGTCGAGCGCTACGCCGTAGACTTTGGCGGCGGTGTTGGTGTGGATGTCCAGCCCCTTGCGAAACGCCTCGATCATGCTTTCGTCGCCACTGAAGTCGGCCATAATCCGAAGTTCGATCTGAGAATAGTCGGCCGCGAAGATGACGTGGTCCTGGTCGCGGGGCACAAACGCCTTGCGGATTTCGCGGCCCTGTTCCGTCCGGATCGGGATGTTTTGCAGGTTCGGGTTGGTCGACGACAGACGCCCCGTGGCCGTGACCGCCTGGTTGAACGACGTGTGCACCCGCCCCGTGCTGGTATGAATTAGTTGCGGCAACGCATCCACGTAGGTCGAACGGAGTTTCTGCAACTCCCGGTAGTCGAGGATGTCGCGCACAATGGCGTGCTCGGACACAAACGACGAAAGCACCTTTTCGTTGGTGGCGTACTGCCCCGACTTGGTTTTTTTGGGCTTATCGGCAATTTTGAGCTTGTCGAACAAAATTTCGCCGAGTTGTTTGGGCGACCCGATGTTGAACGTCTCGCCGGCTTCTTCGTAAATGCGTTTTTCGATCTGGGCGGCGTTTTCGCTCAGCAGTTGCGAAAGTTCGGCCAGCGCATTCGGGTCGATCTTCACCCCCGCCGCCTCCATGTCGGACAGCACCGGTACGAGCGGGCACTCCACTTCGTACATCAGCTTTTCGTAGCCTTGTTCTTTGAGCCGGGGCGCAAACACCGTTTTGAGTTGCAGCGTGACGTCGGCATCTTCTCCGGCGTACTCCACCACCTCTTTCACCGGCACTTCGCGCATCGTCTTCTGGTCCTTCCCACGCTTCCCGATCAGCGATTCGATCGAAACGGGTTGGTAGTTCAGGTAATTTTCGGCCAGCACGTCCATGTTGTGCCGCATTTCGGGTTCCAGCAGGTAGTGGGCCAGCATGGTATCGAACAGCGGGCCTTTCACGTCGATGCTGTAACAGTTCAGCACCGTAATGTCGAATTTTAAATTCTGCCCGATTTTCAGGATGCGTTCGTCTTCCAGTACTTCCCGAAACTCGTCGGCAATGGCCCGGGCTTCGGCCTGGTCGGCCGGAAGCGGCACGTAGTAGGCCTCGCGCGGGTGCCACGAGAACGACATCCCCACCAGTTCGGCATCAATCGGATCGATGCCGGACGTTTCGGTATCGAAGCAAAACTCTTTCTGTTTTTTCAGGTGCTCGACCAGCGTACGCCGCAGTTCGGGCGTGTCCATCAGGTAATAATGGTGCCGCACCGACTCGATGGTGTCGCGGCCGGTGAGTTGTAGGGTGTCGGGGCCGTCTTCTTCGGCCACGTCAACCTCCGCCGCCGAAGACGCCGAGAACAGATCCATCTGTCCGGCGCTTTTTCCTTTTTTTCGGGTTTTGGTCGGCGGATCGGGCGCGACCACTCCCAGCACCCGACGTGCCAGCGAGCGGAACTCCAGTTCTTCAAACACTTCGGCCAACGCGTCACGGTTCAGCTCCGAACAGCAGAACGCATCGGCCTGAAACGCGATCGGTACGTCGATGTCGATCGTTGCCAACTGTTTCGACAAAATGGCCTGGTCGGCAAATTCGGTGACGCGCTCTTTCAGCTTCCCTTTCAGTTCGCCGGCGTTGGCGATGATGTTCTCGACCGAGCCGTATTCGCCGATGAGCTTGATGGCGGTCTTCTCGCCCACCCCCGGAATCCCCGGAATGTTGTCGACCGCATCGCCCTGCAACCCCAGAATGTCGGTTACCTGCTCAACGCGCTCGATATTCCACCGCGCCAGCACCTCGGGTACGCCCCAAATTTCCACGCCTTTGCCCATGTACGAAGGCTTGTAGAGGTAGACGCCCTTCTGCACCAACTGGCTGTAGTCTTTGTCGGGGGTCATCATGTAGACTTCGAACCCTTCCTGCGCGGCCTTGTGCGCCAGGGTGCCAATCACGTCGTCGGCCTCGAATCCGTCTACTTTCAGGATGGGAATGTCGAATCCCTGGATGATCTTTTTGATGTAGGGCATCCCGGCCGAAATGTCTTCGGGCTGTGCATCGCGCTGCGCTTTGTACGCCTCGAACTGCTCGTGGCGGAAGGTCGGGGTCGAACTTTCGAACGCCACCCCGATGTGGGTCGGGCGCTCTTTTTCCAGGATTTCGAGCAAGGCATTGGTAAAGCCGAAAACGGCCCCGGTGTTCAGGCCTTTGGAGTTGACACGGGGTGATTTGCTGAAGGCGAAATGCGCACGATAGATCAGCGCCATCGCATCCAACAGGAATAATTTGGGAGGTTGACTCATGTACCGAAGGTAGCGGATTTTGCGAAGGACGACATCGCTTTCCGCGAAAAAACGGGGGTGTAGGCGCTAATTTACAGCGGTTTGTTTTCGAGCATTCGGATCAGTTCGTCGATCTGCGACAGGAGCTGCACGTTGGCGGGCAGGTCGAGCGGTTGCGCCAGTACCTGATAGCCGGTCAGCAGCACTTTCGTCTGCGGAAACGCTTCGCCGAGGCGCGTGACGTACCGCTGAATGCCGTCGGCATCGGGCAGGGTGGTGATGATGGAAAACAGGAAGTCGGGCTCGTGCATCCGGCAAGCGCCGACCAGATCGTCGAACGGCAGACTCTGCCCCAGATAAACCACGCGGTGGTGCCGGGAGCGAATCAGGTAATTGGCAAACAACAGACTGAGCTCGTGCAACTCGCCCTCGGGCAAAAACAGCACGAAGGTTTTGACCGGCCCCTGGCGCGGCACCACCTGTGCGTCGATCGCGACGATGAGCTTCTGGCGAATCAGGTTGGTGATGAAATGCTCGTGAGCGGGATTGATGGCCCCCGTCTGCCAGAGGACGCCGATTTTGTGCAGAAAGGGATAGACGACGTTGAGCATCGTTTTTTCAAACCCGAACTGCAGGATGTTGGTCGACATGATGCGCTCGAAGCGGTCTTCGTCCAGGTCGATCATGCTGATGGTCAGCGACTGTACCTGGTCGATGTAGCCTGTTGCCTGCCGCGCCAGTTGCAGCACTTCCTGTTGCATAGCCTCCGGCGACATCTGTGCGATCTTCGAGATCTTGTAGCCGTGGCCGTTCAAGACCGAGATGTTCAGTACCAGTTTCAGGTCCTCGGCATCGTAATAGCGAATGTTGGTATCCGTCCGTTTGGGACGGATGATGTTGTATCGCTGCTCCCAGATCCGCAGCGTGTGGGCTTTGATGCCCGACAGGTGCTCCAGATCGCGAATCGAATACGTCCCCACGTGACTGTCGTTTAAGTAGTAGTTGATCGTTAAGGTCTTCGGGCCGACCGGGGCGGCTCCTCGTCAAAAACGCTATCGTTCACCCAAAGCAGTCCGAAGGCTTTGCTGCGGTCGCGGTCGCGCGAACGATGGTGAATTTGATGAGCACGGTACAGACGGTTCAGGAAACGGTTCCCCGAGCGTCCGAACACGTTCATGCGACGGTGGATAAACAAGTCGTGCACCAGAAAATAGACGAGACCGTAGAGCGAAATGCCAATCCCAATCCAGAAGCGCACGTCCAAGGTGGCTGCTCCCAGGATCATCAGCACCACCGCCACACCACCGAAGAAAATCGTGAACACGTCGTTCAGTTCCAGCCAGTGATGACCGGCACCGTGATGCGTCTTATGAATGAACCACAACGGTCCATGCATCACGTATTTATGAATGGCCCACGAGGCCACTTCCATCAGACCAAAGCTGAGGAGTACGGTAACAAAAGCAAGCCACATATCTTTAAAGCTATAACACGCCGCGCTATAAATTGTTTGATTTCCCACGTGTGCGGGCAGGAACTCGACCGGTGGTCAGAACTAGTCGCTTACCGGTAGGCAGCTCACACCCACGCCAGCAACGCATGCCCCAGGAAGAAAGCCGCCTGTACGGCCACCACCACGCGCGCCAGCGGATTCTGTTTTCGGAAGGCGCTACCCGTAAACACCCCGAACAGCAGCACAGAAACGAGAAACCAGCCGCCGTAATTGCGCCAGGGGACAGCTCCTTCGTGCCAGGCCCAGAAATCGAACCGAATGGCGACCGGCTCGATTAGCACGTCGAGCAGCACCATGAGTACACTCCCGACCAGCACCAGCCGCCACCGGGGCCAGTTGTACGACGACAGCCAGACGCCGATGCTGTACACCAACACGAACCAATTGATACCAATGACGAACGGCACGCCCCACAGTTTAGGTCCCAGCGTAGCCCCGTAGGCATACGCCCCAAACAGCCAGCCCGTTTGCACCCCAATCAGTTCGGCCACAAAACCGACGAACACCGTCAGCGCCGTAAAGCGTACAAATGCCGCGTTGCGTTCCGGCTGAAAGGCGATGAGCAGCCCGGCCGTCAGCAGCAGGTTCAGCGGTGTCAGCAGCAGGAACCACGGACGTGACCAAGCCACCTGCATGCCGATCAGGCCAGCCATGTGCGTGGCCATGAGGAGCGCTACGGCCCCGCCATACAGACCAGAGAGTGTTTTCTGAGGATTTGATGTAGTCAAAAGCGACATGGTTTTACCAACTCCGCAAAAGCACAAATGTTTGGAACCGGACGCCCGGCTAGCAGCGGGGGCCTCTCCCTAAAATCTGACGACGGATTCCCGCCAGATCGCCCATCTTTGCGGTATGATTCTTTACAACGTTACGTATAATGTCGACGAAAGCATAGAACAAGAGTGGCTGGCGTGGCTCAAGGCCTCTTACCTGCCGGCGGTTCTGTCCACGGGTCTGTTCCACGACTCGGCCGTCTACCTGCTGCACGGCGCCTACGCAAGCGAAGGGGTGACGTACAGCGTACAGCTCTTTGCCGAAAGCTTCGATAAGGTCAACGTGTTTGAGCAACTGTACGCCGCCCGCTTTCAACAGGAACACGAAGCCCATTTTGGCGGGCAGTTTGTGCAGTTCCAGACCCTGATGGAACGCAAGTAGCCTCACAAACTGAAGTCGATCTCCGTGTCGTCGCCGATGTTGAGGCTCTGGCTGAGTCCCTTCAGCGAAGTATCGTTCCCGATGATGGAATGGTGCAACACGGTGTGGACCAACTCGCTGTAGTGCCCCACGATGGTATCGCGGATGATCGACCGATGGACGACGGTATGGTCGGCGATGGCCACGTTCGGCCCGATGATCGAGTTGCTGATCTGGCAGTTTTCCCCGATGCTCACCGGTGGAATCAGGATGGTATTCGGAAACGAAGGTAGCGTTTCGGTCTCCGGTCCTCTCCGGTTCAGCAAAATGGCATTGGCTTCCAGCAACTTTTCCTTCCGCCCGCAGTCGAACCAGTTATCGACCGTCTGGGTGGTCATCCGTTCGCCCGCTTCCACCAGACGCATCAGCGCGTCGGTCAGGTGGTACTCGCCCTGCGTACGAATGTCGTTGTCAATCAAGTACGCAATGGCCTGCAATAGCCGCTCTGCCGATGCAATCTTATAAACCCCGACCAACGCCAGATTCGACTTTGGAATGCGGGGTTTTTCGACCAGCCGCGTGACTACCTCGTCTTCGTCCTGTTCGGCCACGCCGAACAAACCGGGTCGCTCCACTTTCTTCACGCCCAGAACGGTGCCAGGGGTAGTCAGCATCTTTTCCAGATCGAACCCCACGATGGTATCGCCCAACTGAATCAGAATCTCTTTTTCGTTCTGCATGGCCTCGCGGGCTACCCACAGCGCATGCGCCGACCCCAGACGTGGCTCCTGGGTCACAAACTCCAGGTGCAGATGAGGATAGCGCGTCCGTACGTATTCTTCGATCTTGTCGCCCAGGTACCCGATGATGATCACAAACTGCGTGATGCCCCGGCTGTGCAGGCTGTCGATGATGTGCGCCAGAATGGCTTTTCCGGCGACCGGCAACAGCGCTTTCGGTTGGGTGTGGGTATGAGGGCGAAGCCGTACGCCGATGCCGGCCACGGGGATGATTGCTTTCATAGGGAGAAAAAAGATGATACCTCCGGGGAGGGATACGCCCAAAACTAAACAAAGCCGCCCGCTTTCGAGAAACGGACGGCTTTTGATTCGAGGTTCGCGTTAGTATGCTCAAAGGCCAAGGCCTTGTTCGGTTCGTTACAGCGTCAGGGCACGGCGCAGCATCGTGGACGGTGTCAGTTGCTTCAGGTGAAGTGTAAACCGGATTTGTTTGGTCACGTCATCGATGCCTGTCGGGAACCGATCGGCGTAACTGCTACCGGCCAGCGGTACATCGATCGTCAGGATCTCGGGCAGAAGACGCAGCGACAAGCCCGTGCCGGTCAGCAAACCGCCGCCGTCGGGGGTGTAACCCACGTCGCCAAAGACACTAATCGGCAGGTAAGGCACATCGACAGCGCCGTTCAGTGCCACCAATCCTTTGCGGGAATACGCGGAAGTCAGTCCCCGGAATCCCCCCTGGTCGTCGATACGCTGGCGCAGAAATGCCGGGACGGTTTCGGTAACACCGCGGCGGTCCAGCAGAATCTGGTCCCCCAGGTAGTCAGTACTGCCGCTCATGCCCAGTCGGAAGCCATTGGTCAGGTTTCGTGCCAACAGGAAGCCTCCGGCAAAGCCGCGCAGGCGCACCTGGCTTTTCCGCCGGTAGTGAAAGTTCCACTCGGCGGTGGCCGAAAGCAACGCGAAGTCAGCGCCTTTGTTCTGCAGCTCCCCGCGCAGCTCCCACCGTTCCAGGGCGTTCTGCTGGTGTATCCGGTAAGTCGTGGTCAGGACGTTGTAGCGTTGCCAGCTCTGGCCCGGAATCGGCGCACCGTCCTGATAGGCGGGCAGTTGCTGCAACCCGAAGCGCATGTTCACCAGGCGCAGGCTCAGTTCCTTCTGCGGCTGCTGCAGGTCCAATCCATCGCCAAACGCCAACCGCACGTGCGGCTGAGTGCGAATGTAGCCCGCGTAAATGTCGGTCCGGAGAGCCGCATCGATCCGCCCTAACGTGGTGATGGAAGGAACCTCGCCCGCTACCTGGAACGAGCCGGTCAGTCCCCGCTGCCCTGAACTCCACATCGGCATTACCAAGTAGCGGAGGGGCTTCCGGGGCAAGATGCTGTTGTAAAAGGCGGCACCGAGCATGACCTTGTCGGTGGCGTTGTAGCCCCCTACGGGGGTGATAAACAGTTGCGTGTAGCGGTTGTCTTCCAGCGTGGGCAACAGGCGCACCCGGATGGGTTCCACGCGCCGGTCGGTAACCAGCTCGATCGTATTGTTCTGCCGGTTGTACTCGGGCATGTGATGCTCAGGGTCAATCACCAGATGCTCCCACCCTTCGTTCGCCAGTTCAATTTTTTGTACGCCCGTAAAACCCGGATACCATTTTGTCTGGACGACCTTGCCGCCCCGCACGGCCGAAACGGTGATGGGCCCCGCGATGCTTCCTACGTTTTCTACATAAAGCGTTGCCGTCTTCTCGCTCACGGACGAACGGCGCACGGCGTAGTCCAGTTTTTTATCGGTCTGCAACAGATCGCGAAACAGCCAATCCCAGGTCTCACCCGTCTGTTCTTCGAACAACGCCTGTACATCGGCTGGTTTCGGATGGCGGAACTGCCACGCGGTTGTGTACTGACGCATCAGTGCATCGTACTTTTCGTTTCCCAGGTACTGGCGGGCGTAGCGAAACGCCAGGGCGGCTTTTGCTTCGGCAAAGGCCTGGTAATTGCCGGGGAGGTAACCGGCAGCATTCGTCTGTAACGTTTGTTCGGTACCGCCACGCGCAGCCGCGAGGTAGTCGATCTCGTGGCGACGTGCCTGCGGAAAGGCGTTCAGCCCACTCAGAGCGCCCCACGGTTGCGGCGCAAGGTCGTTCAAGGTCTGGTTCGGATGCCGCTCGGCGAGGTAGCGATCCTGCGCGGCCGCGGCCAGTCCATCGACCAGCCAGGGCGAAGTGTGTCCGTCAAGCCCGATCATGCCGCCGTACCATTGCCGGGCGACCTGATGCGCCAGCGCGGTCGTAACAGCGGCTTCTCGGGTGGCGGCCGGAATGCCCACCAGACCCGGATAGTTGATGGTTCCACTTCGGCGTAGGGGCAACTCGACCATCGCTAGCGAAGGATAAGCGTATGCACCGTTCCCGACCGAGTAAGTCGTCAGCATCTGTGCGGCTTCGTCGAGAGCATTCTCCCAGGCAAACGCCCGCCGGTTCGTAAACATAGCCCACGTGTCTACCTTCTGCCCGGATGGCAAAGTGACTTCGCCGTGCCGCACGTTGAAGCGTTTATCGGCTACCCACGCAAAACCATGGGTATGATCGCTGACGAATCGAATGGTTTTGGTGGCACCGGCAGAAACGGGCGATTCGTCTTCCAGCGGGAACCGGTCTGTGCGTAGTTTCTGCGTGGAACGCGCCAACAACCACGCCCACTCTTCCTCGCTGGTCAGACGCCCCGTGGCAGCAACCACGTAGTTTTTGGGCAAGGTCAATGTGACGTCGGCCGAACCAAATTCCGCATAGCGGTTGTCTTGCTCCAGGTACGAGCGCTGGTGCCACCCCTGCGCATCGTAGGCAGCCACCTGCGGATACCAATCGGTCAGCTGATAGGCCTGGTCGCGATGGCCCATCCGCGAAAAATCACCGGGCAGCACCACCCGGAAGGGGGTCTGGAGCACGACGCGCTCGCCGGGTTTCAGCGGAGTGGCCAGGTTTACCTTGACCAGATCGGGATGACGGGGTTCGTATTCCCACTTCAGGGGCTGTTCTCCCACACGGAAATCCAGCGCCTCCATCCATCCCAGTTCTTCGGGGCGGGCGTACCAGAACTCCTGCCGACCGAGGGCCAGTTGCTGGCTGGCAAAAGGCGTGGTTCGCCCCTGGTAGGCGTTCGGCCAGACTTCTATCCACAGAAACATAAGCGTCTGCGGCGAATGGTTCACGTATTCGATGGTCGCCTCGGCGGTGAGGAGATGCTTTTGATCGTCGAGCGTCGCGCTGATCCGGTAATTCGCTTCCTGTTGCCAGGTACGCTCGGGCGCCTCGGTGGCCTGCGCTGCACTTCCTACCAAACAACCGATCACCAGACCGTACCACGGGGCGGAGGTAAACCAACTCATTAGACTACATATTGTTACAATCACAAAGAAAGGTGGATCTCCGCTGATTTGCCCTGCAAAATTCTGTCTTCAGAACACTTTGTAAGGAAAGGCTCCATTTCCTGTCCCTAACTCTGTGAAGCTAAACGGGTTACCTGCTCCAACTGGTGGCCGAGGGAGC from Catalinimonas alkaloidigena includes:
- the polA gene encoding DNA polymerase I codes for the protein MSQPPKLFLLDAMALIYRAHFAFSKSPRVNSKGLNTGAVFGFTNALLEILEKERPTHIGVAFESSTPTFRHEQFEAYKAQRDAQPEDISAGMPYIKKIIQGFDIPILKVDGFEADDVIGTLAHKAAQEGFEVYMMTPDKDYSQLVQKGVYLYKPSYMGKGVEIWGVPEVLARWNIERVEQVTDILGLQGDAVDNIPGIPGVGEKTAIKLIGEYGSVENIIANAGELKGKLKERVTEFADQAILSKQLATIDIDVPIAFQADAFCCSELNRDALAEVFEELEFRSLARRVLGVVAPDPPTKTRKKGKSAGQMDLFSASSAAEVDVAEEDGPDTLQLTGRDTIESVRHHYYLMDTPELRRTLVEHLKKQKEFCFDTETSGIDPIDAELVGMSFSWHPREAYYVPLPADQAEARAIADEFREVLEDERILKIGQNLKFDITVLNCYSIDVKGPLFDTMLAHYLLEPEMRHNMDVLAENYLNYQPVSIESLIGKRGKDQKTMREVPVKEVVEYAGEDADVTLQLKTVFAPRLKEQGYEKLMYEVECPLVPVLSDMEAAGVKIDPNALAELSQLLSENAAQIEKRIYEEAGETFNIGSPKQLGEILFDKLKIADKPKKTKSGQYATNEKVLSSFVSEHAIVRDILDYRELQKLRSTYVDALPQLIHTSTGRVHTSFNQAVTATGRLSSTNPNLQNIPIRTEQGREIRKAFVPRDQDHVIFAADYSQIELRIMADFSGDESMIEAFRKGLDIHTNTAAKVYGVALDEVTPEMRRNAKTVNFAIIYGVSAFGLAQRLYLSRQEASDIIKSYFKEFAAVKAYMDSAIEKARQDEYVSTLLGRRRYLPDINSRNQTMRGFAERNAINAPIQGTAADMIKIAMIRIHDWMKKEKLQSRMILQVHDELVFDAHRDEIDVLKTHVTEFMKNALPLSVPMEIGVGVGDNWLEAH
- a CDS encoding MerR family transcriptional regulator → MGTYSIRDLEHLSGIKAHTLRIWEQRYNIIRPKRTDTNIRYYDAEDLKLVLNISVLNGHGYKISKIAQMSPEAMQQEVLQLARQATGYIDQVQSLTISMIDLDEDRFERIMSTNILQFGFEKTMLNVVYPFLHKIGVLWQTGAINPAHEHFITNLIRQKLIVAIDAQVVPRQGPVKTFVLFLPEGELHELSLLFANYLIRSRHHRVVYLGQSLPFDDLVGACRMHEPDFLFSIITTLPDADGIQRYVTRLGEAFPQTKVLLTGYQVLAQPLDLPANVQLLSQIDELIRMLENKPL
- a CDS encoding sterol desaturase family protein, which produces MWLAFVTVLLSFGLMEVASWAIHKYVMHGPLWFIHKTHHGAGHHWLELNDVFTIFFGGVAVVLMILGAATLDVRFWIGIGISLYGLVYFLVHDLFIHRRMNVFGRSGNRFLNRLYRAHQIHHRSRDRDRSKAFGLLWVNDSVFDEEPPRSARRP
- a CDS encoding carotenoid biosynthesis protein, whose translation is MTTSNPQKTLSGLYGGAVALLMATHMAGLIGMQVAWSRPWFLLLTPLNLLLTAGLLIAFQPERNAAFVRFTALTVFVGFVAELIGVQTGWLFGAYAYGATLGPKLWGVPFVIGINWFVLVYSIGVWLSSYNWPRWRLVLVGSVLMVLLDVLIEPVAIRFDFWAWHEGAVPWRNYGGWFLVSVLLFGVFTGSAFRKQNPLARVVVAVQAAFFLGHALLAWV
- a CDS encoding DUF4286 family protein, which codes for MILYNVTYNVDESIEQEWLAWLKASYLPAVLSTGLFHDSAVYLLHGAYASEGVTYSVQLFAESFDKVNVFEQLYAARFQQEHEAHFGGQFVQFQTLMERK
- a CDS encoding sugar phosphate nucleotidyltransferase, with product MKAIIPVAGIGVRLRPHTHTQPKALLPVAGKAILAHIIDSLHSRGITQFVIIIGYLGDKIEEYVRTRYPHLHLEFVTQEPRLGSAHALWVAREAMQNEKEILIQLGDTIVGFDLEKMLTTPGTVLGVKKVERPGLFGVAEQDEDEVVTRLVEKPRIPKSNLALVGVYKIASAERLLQAIAYLIDNDIRTQGEYHLTDALMRLVEAGERMTTQTVDNWFDCGRKEKLLEANAILLNRRGPETETLPSFPNTILIPPVSIGENCQISNSIIGPNVAIADHTVVHRSIIRDTIVGHYSELVHTVLHHSIIGNDTSLKGLSQSLNIGDDTEIDFSL
- a CDS encoding M1 family metallopeptidase; this translates as MSWFTSAPWYGLVIGCLVGSAAQATEAPERTWQQEANYRISATLDDQKHLLTAEATIEYVNHSPQTLMFLWIEVWPNAYQGRTTPFASQQLALGRQEFWYARPEELGWMEALDFRVGEQPLKWEYEPRHPDLVKVNLATPLKPGERVVLQTPFRVVLPGDFSRMGHRDQAYQLTDWYPQVAAYDAQGWHQRSYLEQDNRYAEFGSADVTLTLPKNYVVAATGRLTSEEEWAWLLARSTQKLRTDRFPLEDESPVSAGATKTIRFVSDHTHGFAWVADKRFNVRHGEVTLPSGQKVDTWAMFTNRRAFAWENALDEAAQMLTTYSVGNGAYAYPSLAMVELPLRRSGTINYPGLVGIPAATREAAVTTALAHQVARQWYGGMIGLDGHTSPWLVDGLAAAAQDRYLAERHPNQTLNDLAPQPWGALSGLNAFPQARRHEIDYLAAARGGTEQTLQTNAAGYLPGNYQAFAEAKAALAFRYARQYLGNEKYDALMRQYTTAWQFRHPKPADVQALFEEQTGETWDWLFRDLLQTDKKLDYAVRRSSVSEKTATLYVENVGSIAGPITVSAVRGGKVVQTKWYPGFTGVQKIELANEGWEHLVIDPEHHMPEYNRQNNTIELVTDRRVEPIRVRLLPTLEDNRYTQLFITPVGGYNATDKVMLGAAFYNSILPRKPLRYLVMPMWSSGQRGLTGSFQVAGEVPSITTLGRIDAALRTDIYAGYIRTQPHVRLAFGDGLDLQQPQKELSLRLVNMRFGLQQLPAYQDGAPIPGQSWQRYNVLTTTYRIHQQNALERWELRGELQNKGADFALLSATAEWNFHYRRKSQVRLRGFAGGFLLARNLTNGFRLGMSGSTDYLGDQILLDRRGVTETVPAFLRQRIDDQGGFRGLTSAYSRKGLVALNGAVDVPYLPISVFGDVGYTPDGGGLLTGTGLSLRLLPEILTIDVPLAGSSYADRFPTGIDDVTKQIRFTLHLKQLTPSTMLRRALTL